The sequence below is a genomic window from Prosthecobacter dejongeii.
GCTTTACGCAAAGCCATGCGCCCTGGAAAATCAAACACTTGGGCGATCTGAGCCCGCCAGACCAGCCCCTCCTTTTGACTGGCGAGGCTCATGCCCCCGAGCTCCATGGAAAGCTCTGGATTTGCCCGCTGTGCAGCCGACTGGCGTCCACCACGCGCTGCGGCTATTTCGGCTTCATAGAAGCGGACTTCCGGGTTCTTTTCCAGCGCCTCCGCAGCGAGATCGTTGGAGGTTAAGACAGGCGTTAAAGCCGAGAGATGAGGTGCTATGGCGAGTAACCAAACAGCCATGTGAAAAAACAAAATTTTCATGAGAACAGAAAGCAAATGATGAAGGCGGGCAGCGGCCGGACGGGCTGCAGGCATGGACTTCCCATGCTGTGGCCCCGGAGAAATTTGGCCACAGGGATACCGGCGAGTAAGGAGCCTAACGAACTATGCGGAATAGATCAGGCTATAAGACCTGATTGAACGCACTTATGACTTGGCTCAAATCAATAGCTGGACCGTTGCCAGCACAGGCCTGCTCTTTGGCAGACCCCTCTCAGCCGAGAGGTAAAACGGTAGCGGATCATGCCGCACCGGAGAAGGGACTGAAATAATCAAACACGCTGTCGCTGTGTAGTTCAGCGCGGGTGTGCTTTTGACTATCAACTCCAATAGATCACGAGCGGAAGTGATGCTGCCTTTTACATGAGCGGAGACCAAACTATGATCGCCATGTGAATCAGACGCGCTCATGCTCACAAGCACACGAGCCAAATTCTCCGAGTGGTCTTCCACTCGAGGCGTGTAGTGCCCGGCAGAGTGCCGCAAGACGAGTTGGGTGCCTGTTTCAGACTCCTGAACTTGCACACCATGGCTCCCATCCAGATTCGCCATCATCACCATCACCGCAGGCATGATCGCCGTGCCTGTGATGGCATAGGCCATCAGCAAGAGGCTGGCAAGAATGCGGTGTGGCAGTTTCATGAATATAACTACTTAGTTATCTAACAACAATTAACGCAATGTGGCAATGAGATGTTGCAACATGATCAAAAGATAATGTTAGGCTGAATTTGATACTCACTCGCAAACTTACTGACAGGGAAGATGTTCCAGCCTTGAAGACCTTATCTCCCTCGTCACCTTACTCTCCATGACGCGCTTCATCGCTCTTTGTTCCGTCCTCATCGGAGGCTCCCTTTACCAGGCTCATTCGGCATTACCCGGCTGGCAGGCTGAAGTGGCTGTGATCCAGATTTCCAGCACTGCGGATCAGTCGCCCCAGCCAGCTTTGACCTGGTCTCCCACCACTCAAGAAGCACGCCCGCTTTTAGTCGGTCTGCATACCTGGAGCGGGGATTATCAGCAGGCTGCCAATGGACGTGTGTATGCGCAGTGGTGCATGGATCAAGGCTGGCACTTTGTGTATCCCAATTTTCGCGGACCCAATCAAACCCCCGCAGCTATGGGCAGTGACCTGGCCGTGCAGGATGTGGTAGATGCCGTAGCCCATCTGCAAAAAACTCAGCATGTGGATGCCAGCCGCATCTACCTCATCGGCGTCAGCGGCGGCGGCCACATGGCCATGCAGATGGCAGGCAGGCATCCCGAAATCTGGGCCGGTGTCTCCGCCTGGTGCGGCATCAGTGACATCACCGCTTGGCACACTGAGCATTCAAAAAATGGCGTGCCTGACAACTATGCGCGTCACATTGAGCTGGCGCTCGGCGGAGCACCTGTTGGAGCTTTGCTCACGCAGGCTGCCCAGCGCTCTCCCCTCACGCATCTCGCGAGAGCCAAAGACGTGCCGCTGGACCTGAATCACGGCATTCATGATGGCCGAACCGGCAGCGTTCCTTTTCGGCATAGTTTGTTAGCCTTCAATCGGGTGGTGGACTCCCCCCTGCCGGAGACGGAAATTCGTGCGTACTATGACACCCAGCAAAGGCCCACCACTTGGCCCGCACCCGAGGCCGACCCGCTGTATGGCAGCAAGGTCGTCCTGTTTCGCAAGACTTCCGCCAACGCACGTGTGACCCTTTTTGAAGGGGGGCATGAGATCCTCTACACGCCTTCGCTCAACTGGTTGGCGCAGCAGCAAAAGGGGAAACCTGCTGTCTGGAAAATTGCCACACCCATGCCCGTCAGCGGCGCGGCAGAGACAAAATCTGGCCTGTGACAATCCTTGAAGTACCCCGCATCCCGCGCCATCTCACAGAGACATGCTGAAAGCCTTTATCTTCGACCTCGACGGCACCCTCATTGACTCCCTGGCAGACATCGCGGCGTCTATCAATCGCATGCTCGAAGCTCGCGGCTACCCTCTTTGCAAAGATGCGGGCATCTTCAAACAAATGGTGGGAGATGGCATGGAGAAACTGGTCGAACGTGCTCTTCCAGAAACCGCCCGCAGTGAGGAAATGATCCGCCTCTGCACCGAGGAATATCGCGCCTTTTATGACATCCACTGGCAGGAACAGACACAGCCTTATCCGCATATCGTCGAGGTCCTCGCGGCCTTGAAGGCGAAAGGCCTCAAGCTCGGCGTCATCTCCAACAAAGCCCATCGCTTCACCGTTCCCATGACGGAGCACTTTTTTGGCAGCGACTGCTTTGAACTGATCCTGGGCCAGAGGGCTGAGGTGCCCCGCAAACCCGACCCCGCAGGGGCCCACGAGGCCGCTACTATCTTGGGACTGCGCCCGGAGGAGTGCGCCTACGTGGGAGACTCCGGCATTGACATGGCCTTTGCCAAAAGCTCCGGCATGGTCGGCATCGGCGTGGACTGGGGCTTTCGCTCCGTCGCGGAGCTGACCGAACATGGAGCCACCTACGTGATTTCAACACCGGGCGAATTGCTCGAAATCTACGACAAATCATGCTGATCCTTGAGTGCGGCGGGAGCTGCGCGTAGAATCTTGATTATGGTTTCCACCCGCATCCTGCGAATCGCTGCCCAGACCTCCGTCCTGGCAGCCTCTTTTTGGCTATCTTCTTGCAAGACTCCCACGGCCCCTCCACCGCCGGTGGTCGAGCCTGCCAAAAAGCCCACGGGCCTCTTCGAATGGCAGGGCGAAGGCAAAAGCATCTCCTCCATCAAGATCAATGTGGATGAGCAGAAAGCCTATCTCTACAACGGCGAAGACCAAATAGGCTGGACCTACGTGGCCACCGGCATCACCAGCTTCCCCACCCCCACGGGCGAATTCAAAATCATGGAGAAGGTCGCCGACAAAGTCTCCAATCTTTATGGCAAGGGCTACGATGCCAATGGCAAGCTGGTGAACTCTGACTTTAAACAAGGCCGCGATCTGCTGCCCCCTGGAGGCCGTTTTGAAGCCGCGAAAATGACCTACTTCATGCGCCTCACTGGCGATGGTGTGGGCATGCACATCGGCCCGATCCCGCGCCCTGGCCGCCGTGCTTCCCACGGTTGCATCCGCCTACCGTCCAAATTTGCTGGCACCATCTTCAAAAACGTCTCCGTCGGCACGCCCGTGACCATCGTCGGCAGCGGTCCAGACTATGCCACCTACATCAAGCAGTCTAACGCTAAGGCCAAAGCCAACGCCGCCAAACTAGCCGCAGCCAAAGCCAAGGCCAATGAGGCCGCCGTCAAAGCCGCCACCACCCTGGCCCCTGATGATCCCAATGGCCCTGGCCCCGATACCCCACCTGCCGCAGGCACACCCGCTCCCGGCAGCTCCGTCATCACGACCCTCCCTGCTCCCGCCGCAACCCCGACCCCGGTTCCAGCAACTCCCACCGAAGAGGTGAAACCTGCTGTTCCTGCCCCGCAACAGTAAGGGCCTGCTCCAGCATTTCAAAACGACGCAGTCTCGAAAGGGACTGCGTTTTTTGTTTATATCGGAGCTGTCACATCTTCTGCAAAAACGGGTATTGGTAGCTCATCTGATCTTCTCCCATGGCTACCGAACAAGAATTTAAAAACTGGCTTCAAGCGAGCACTGACAACGTGACCCATTATTTGAAGGGTAACATCGAGAATCAAAAAATCACCCCCGCCCAAATGCAGAATGTGCTGATGAAGACAGCTCAAGATCTGCAAATCACCCCCACAGCAGAACAAATCCGAGAGGCGTCCGAGAGAATGATGAAGGCCGCAGACGCCTCAAATGTGCACGTGGAAAAAGCGAATGAATGGAATGCCTATGGTCGGGCCAAAGGGCAGGAAGGCGAGCAACACAAGCAACAGGCTACGAGCCTGAGAGAGGCACTTCAGAACGAAAAGAACACGGCTGGCTGGCAGCGTAAATCGGAAGTGAGCGAGCTTGGAGCTCAACTCAACCACGCGAAGTATGAAAGGGCTCAAGCCATGGGACACAACTCTGCGGCCATGATTCAGGCGAACCACCACCAAGAACTGCGACAGACTGCCTTTGCCGAAGAAGTCATGAAGGGTCTGGTCACTCCGAATCAAGCCAGGTTCAGCCAAGATACTTTCGATGCGCTGATAGCAGCCCAAAATGACACCACTTACAAAGGGAAGGACTACACAGACAATCTGAAAAATTTGGCCAAAAACCTGGCTGACGAAGCTGTCGGTGGCAACTCGGTGGATACAGAACGTGCCGTTTTTGAAGCCGCTCTTATCGAGAAACTCGAGATCGCTCCCGCTAAACAAGCGATTGCGGAACTCGATGCCAAATTGGAAGTCAATAGCTCCGCAGCACTTGCTTGTCACGAAGCGCTCTCGGACCCCCATCTTAGTCCCTTGAAAGAAGCAGACCTTTTGCTGGATTTGGAAGGCTTACAGCAGGAAGCCAAGGACCTTAAAGAAGAAAAAGCCGATCACGAAGTGACCCTACGCGTTTCAGGCGCGCGGCTGGAAACACTCCAGCAGAAGATGGATCAGCCCCAGCTTCAAACGGCCCTCCGGGCTGATGCCGCCAATGCCGAGTTGCAGGCGGATCTGCTAGCTGCGGATCCCAGCGATCTCGATAGGGGGCAGCAGCAAAGACCCGCACGCTCTGGCATCGTTCTTGGCGCTGCCCGCCCGCAGCCTCAGTTAGGCGGCAGTTCTTCCTCGTCTGATCTGGCCTCTGAACCGGAGAAGAAGGAAGCCAAGCAGTCCACCCGAGAAAACGCGGGGCTTTCGAATTGGACGAGTGCCAAACCCAGCCCCAACGCCATTCAAAAAGGCCAAGGCCTCTGAGCCGCCCGCGCCTATTCCTCCCCAGCAAAGTACTCCACCTCATTCATCTGGAAGCACTTCTTCTGCGGCTTCATCAGCCACTTGCCCGATTCAGGATAGTGTATGATGTCTGCTTGCGGCTGATCCGCGATGACCATGAAGGTGAGGTCTTCCTCACCGTGATTGTGGATCTGGTGCGCCTCTCCAGGAGGAAACACCAGGTAATCTCCCGCCTGGATGACCTCTTTGCCCTTTGGGCTCCGCACAACGCCAAAGCCAGACAAAATGTAGTATGCCTCCCACTGAGCTGAGTGCTCATGAAAAGGGAAATTCACCTTACCCGGAGGCACCCGGTGGATTTCCACCTCAAACGGATGCCCACCGCCCCAGGTACCCGTATCCTTTGCCCCACCCGTCGCCTGAGAAAGGGAACGACGGCGCACGCCATACTTCCCCTGGGGTGAATTTTGCGAGGTCCAGGGAAGATCGTCAGATTGAATGCGAGTCATGGGGATGGATCCACTACATAATTCAAAATCGAGACGGGCTGTACAGCAATTTGACCTGTCTTTGAACTAGGCGCTGAAGGGGAAGGTAGCAGCTTTAAGGGCAACCAATCCGCGAACGCGGGAAGAGCACCACCAAAGGCTTTTAGAGGTCGCTGGCAGGCCCCATGGAGGAGTGTTACAGGCACTTTGGGTTCCAGGCGAAATTCATAATCTAGCGCAATCGCTCGGGGTCCAAGCCAGCGGACTGTGGGACAAATGGCCGCGCCCTCGCGATGAAAGGCCAAAAGAGTCGCAGGCTGCTGCTCGCCTTCCAAAACAAAAGCACTGGCTCCACCGAGCCCTAAGGCGCTGCCTTTAAAATCAGCCACCGAATGTTTTTGGCCTTTCGCATCCCACACTTCAATCACGGGGGACCGAAAGGTGGTAACGTAGCTGACACGCACGGTCTGTGCTTCCTGCCCTGCATGGTAGAATCGGTCTTGCCACACGGTTGCAATACCACCTTCTAGATTTTGATCTTTGCGATACACGCTAATTTTGGACAACGGGTCATAGAGCCCAATTGACGGGGGTATTACCAATTGACCCTTGGAATGAGCATGCAACAAACTTTGGCCTACAGTCATTCGAGCAGGGTGTCCATCGAACCAAATTTGATTCACGGATGTTGCCCCCAGTTCCCCGTACCGACCATGATCATATTGCATTTCCCAGGTCAGTCCTAGACCATCACTTTCCGGCTTAGGTTTAGGATCAGCCGAGGACCACACCATAGTCGAGGGTAATGGGCCTTTTTGATGCTCTGGATTCCACAAATCGGGTCGGCCAAAATTCAGGCCCTGCGATTCATTACCTGCTGGTACGTAATGGCCAACGTCGGCATGATCAGGAAATCCCGTGATGGCGTTGATCGTCCCTTCGGCGTAACGCTTCACCAAGGTCACCCCATGGATCAACCAACGTGTCTCACCCGGTGGAATCTCGGCCGAATAGATGACCTGAAGTTTTTTATCCACCATGTGCCAGTGCATACGGGGTGATTCCTTTTTGACCAAAGCCTGAATACGAGTGGCCACCAGTGTCTCTCCCACTTTGCCTGAATCTGTAGGGGCCAGCCAACGATCATTCGCTCCCAAAGAAAACTGACCATCTTGCGGAATCTTCAGAGGCGTCTCTGCCGCGGTCATGATACCCTGACTATCTCCAGGGTATTGGATCTCAAAACTGATGTCGACCTTCGCTGTCCTATCAGTCGTGTTGGTAAAGCCATCCACCGCATGCACGACGGTCCCAGTGGTCATGAATAGGGAGTGCAAACCTAGGTGCCGATTCACCCACACTCCTTCACCTTCTATTTCACCTTGGCGATCCAGCGAAAAGGGAGTGGCGACCTTTTCATTGCCTACCTTTTTCAGGTATGCAACGGCTCGACTCACAAAGGGCTTCCCATTGACCTTGAGGCTGCCAAATGAAGGCAATCTTTCGGCCACAGAGCAGGAGCCATCTGCATGAAAGGACCATTGATGACCGTCTGCATCGGGTAGAGGCTCCATCGGCCCCTCGGTCACGACACTTAGCTGCAAATTCTGCCTAGAACCTGTAGAAGTGCGGGCTGGCAGCTCAGGCGGCGGCGCAAGACTTAGAAGTTTGCTGACATCCCAGAGTGAAATCGCCGTGTTCTGATGCCCAATCGCTAAAACTTTCCCGTTTGCAGAAAAGTCTAAACAATTCACATCCATTCCGGGCAGTTCCTGTAGGGCTAACATTTGGGCACTATCAATGTCCCAAAGGCTCACAAACTTTTGAGACCTGCTAAGATCCACCAAATACACAGCTGCCATTTTTTCATCTGGGGTGACAGCGAATCCCAGTCCCCCCCGATCAAAGGTGGGACTAAAGAACGCTCCCCCTCGTCTTGGCCTGAGAGTCTGCGTGATAGCCCCCGTCTTCGCGTGGATAAACAAGATGGCTGAACCGCTCATGGAAACGTAGCACTCCCTTCCTGGTAGCCACAGACCAGAATAGTTTGCACCCTTGTGTTCAGCCAGTTTTGTCAACTCGTCCGATTTGAGGTCTAAATGAGAGACCTCCCCATTGGAATGATGGGCGCAAACATTCTCTGAATCCAAAAAAACGAGGTGATCATCGGCTGAAAATCTCTTGGCCCGCAAAGAGGACAAAGTCTTCACCGTTCCCAATCTCGAGAGGTCCCTGAGCAAGATCCCCTCGGTCGTCGCCGTGATGATGCGCTGGCCCGTCACATCAGCAAAAAGTCCCTGGTGAGAGTGTTGCTCCTCTGGGTTTAACACCCCTCCGAAAGCCAGGGTGCCCATCTTTTTCTCAGGTCTTCCCGGTGGTGGGATATCCGCGGAGGGCAAGGTCCACCGCAGGTAATCCCAACCATCTCCCGCAATGATATCTTGCCCACCATTGGCCAGAACAAAGGAGTCAAAATGACAGGTCTTTCGCGATCCTTGAAGTAAAGCCCGTGGTTTGCGTGTCTCCACATCCCACACAATGAGGCCATTATGATCACGCGAAACCAAAGTCTTGCCGTCTGGTATAAACTTCACCTGCAAAACAGGGCAATCATGCTGACTTTCAACGGATGGCCGGTAGCTCCAATCGCTCGTATCAAAGACGCCGATGCCGCTATGCTCCATCACAAGGATTTTTGTGCCATCGGGTGACCAAGCAGCTCCCTCTCCTCCCGGCAGTTCCTTGACCACCTTTTGGGCCGCAAGGTCAATCACCTTGGCTTCTTCCGAAGTAGAAACGAACAGCCAACGGCTATCGGGCGAAAAGATACTCGTCGTGAGAAAACTGCCATGATCGGCCCAAAGATCCCGCACACGACCATCCAAGCAAGACTCCCAACCTCCTTTGGTGGCCTGTAAAACCTCATAGTTTTCTCCGCCGAAGATCGCCAAATAACGCTCGTCTTTACTTACCACTAAACGGCGCATGTTGTCCAAAAGAACGCCTTTGAAGGGACCAGGGTCTAACCTTAGTGGATTCAACTTCACTTGAAACATCTGAGCATCTTCAGTCTGAGGCTTCAGAAGCATGACAAATTCATCGCCGATCGCTGCCAAGCACTCCGGCGAGGGAAAGCGGTTCTGGCTACCGGGCACCACCAATCGGCTCTCTTCAACACCCGTTTCCGCATCCAGCACACGAAGCGTGCAGAGGGTGCCTTGCTGCGTAGCAGCGAGAACTTTCTTGTCGTCCGTGCTGAAACAAGTGGCCACCAGCTCTTCCTCCTTCTTCAGCGCATGCTTCCAGATTCGGACGCCTTCTGGGAAGCGAAAACAACTCACCGCCAAATACTCGTCCGAATCTAGGTAAGGGCTCTTTTCGGTTGGTTTATATGCTTGCGCACAAAGCCGATTCCCTGCCGTAGAAAGTGCCCAGCCCCCGCCTGCGTTGAGGGCCCCTTTGCATTTCGCTGGCAAGGTAGGTGTCGGCGTGCTCCAGACCTGGATCACTACCTCTTCCTCAGGAATGTACATTTCACTGTTGGAGACAAAAAGACGACCACTCGGATGCCAGACCATTCGCGGCTCGCGCTCAGGCAGTAAGGAGCCGATCTCCGGCTCGCCCAGATGCCCTAGCAACGTAGGTGCTGTTCTCGGCAGAAATTCGAGCTTCCAATCCGCAGGCGGTACCTCCGGACTTTGAGCTAGCGAAGACAAGGGCCACAAGAGGGCAGTTAACAAAAAAGCGTGGTAAAAGGACTGCATGAATAGAAAGGGGTTTTTGATGCAAATTCGCCAGCGTTAGCGCGGAATCGCGATAAAACGTTCTTCCTGGCCACTGCGGATTTTTAACAATAACGTTGGCGCCTTTAAGGTCGCCAGTCGGCTCCTCGCCTGCGCGTGGTTTTGCGCGGGCTGTCCATTGATAAGGAGAATTTGGTCACCTGCTCTTAGTTGGGTGGTGCCATCTTTTGATTTTAGATCTTGGGTAACAATCAAACCAGCGACTTGAGGTGACAGTTTGAAGCGCATTTTCCAATCGCGTGACGCTTCGGCCACCCAAAGGCCTGGAGCCCATTCGACGACATCGGGCGTTTGTGCCTTCTCCGCCTGGAGTCTTTTTAACTCTGGCGGCTCTCCCATAATCGCTTGGAGTGAAATCTTCTGCCCCTGACGTAGAACCTCAAAAGTCGCTTTGTCTCCCGGTTGCAAGCTCGCCAGCCCCAAGCGAAATCTCATGCCGTTTTCCACCTTACGGCCATTGACTTCGACAATCAGATCCGCCTCCTTAAATCCCGCTAAGTCAGCAGCCTCACCTGTTTCCACGCTCTTGACCAGAACACCTTTGGCCTTTTTGGGAAGCTTTAGATCTTCAATCAACTTGGGTGTGACCTCCAAAGTATGCACCCCTAAAAATCCACGTACGACCCAGCCATAACGATGCAAATCACTGGCTACTTTTAGGACCAAATTCACGGGTACCGCAAAGCCTATGTTGTCGCCCCAGTAGCGTGCTGTGTTGATGCCAACGACCCTTCCTAGACCATCCAAGAGGGGCCCACCTGAGTTGCCAGGATTGATCGCCGCATCTGTCTGAATAAAATCCTCCATTCCACCTTCAATCAGACCCAAAGCACCACGACCCGTAGCACTGATGATGCCCAACGTAATGGTCTGTTCCAATCCAAAGGGACTACCTATCGCTAAAACCACATCACCTGGCCGCACACGCAGGCTGTCAGCTAAAGTCGCTGCTTTCAATGTGGGCTGCTGGATCTTAAGCAACGCAATATCAGTAGCTGGATCCATCCCAGCCACCAGTGCCTCGATATCCGTCTCCTGCCCGCGCAACCGAACACTGATTTTGTCTGCCTGATTCACCACGTGAGCATTGGTGATGATCCATCCTTCAGACGAAATAATCACGCCACTACCACTTCCTTTGAAGGCCTCATCTTCCGGCTCTGCCTCCATTCGTTTCTTCTGGGAAAGATCAAACGGATTGCCTTCACTCGATGAATTCTCAGGCTCAGCAATTTTCTGCTGAGTGACAAAAACGGTCACTACACTATCTCTCACTTTTTCAACAACATCCGCGTAGCTGAGAACAACTTGCCCGCCCCCAAGTAGTGGGGCGTGATCTCGTGAAATTTGCGCCTCTAAGCTTCCGGTTCGCTCCAAAGAATCGGCCGATACCACTCCTGAAACGAAAGAGAGAAAGTAAAAAAGATACCGGGTCAGCATAGTTTTTAACTAGTCGAAGAATGCATTCATATCAAGGCCATCGCCTTATGGAAGGAAAGGCAACACGGCACCTAACAGCGACATCTCGGGACTCCTCAGAGAAATTGGGTGGAATCCGCCCTTGAACTGTCGCCGTATCCCATACATTAGAATCATTCCAATTCTAATTCTAAACTATGGCGACTCCCTCCCCACGCTCTTCGTCGAAGCCTTCGGGCCTTGACTGCCGTCTGGCCGTGCTGGGCACCGATGCCCGGCTGACACCGCATCGGCGTGAAGTTTTCCAGGCCTTGGCGGAATCCAATGACCACCCGACGGCTTACGACCTATTTGCCAAAGTGAAGGAGCGTTCGCCCAGCATCTCGCTGGCCACGGTTTACAATTGCCTGGAGCACCTCACCAGCCACGGCCTCATCCGCCAGGTTCAGCTGGAGCGTGGCCAGTCCCGCTACTGTGCGAACCTGCATGAGCACGTGCACTTTCACTGCGAAAGCTGCGGCAAAGTCATTGATGCGCACCCAGCGGCCGATTTTGACCCCGCCAAATTCTGGAACCTACCTGCGGGCACGAAAGTCAGCCGCATGGACATCGCCATCCACGGCACCTGCGAAGCCTGCTCCTGCAAAGTCTAATCCCTTTTTCAACACTCCCTCATGTCCCTCGAAATCAAAGACCTCCACGCTCAGATCCCCGGCCGCGAAATCCTCAAAGGCCTGAACCTCACCATCAATCCTGGTGAAGTACACGCCATCATGGGCCCGAACGGCTCGGGCAAAAGCACCCTCAGCAAGGTTCTCTGCGGTCACGAAGACTACGAAGTCACCAGCGGTGAAGTGCTGCTGGATGGCGAAAACATTCTGGACATGGAAGTGGATGCCCGCAGCCGCGCCGGCCTGTTCCTGGCCTTCCAGTACCCGCATGAAATCCCCGGCGTGAGCAACGCCAACTTCCTCCGCGCTGCCCTCAAGGCCCGCCTGCCGAAGGGTGAGGACATTGACGCCATCAAGTTCTACAAGCAGCTCTACACTCGCATGGACCAGCTCGAGATGGACCGCAGCTTCACCAGCCGCAGCGTCAATGAAGGCTTCTCTGGGGGTGAGAAAAAGCGCAACGAGATCCTCCAGCTCATGATGCTGGAGCCCAAGTACGCCATCCTCGACGAGACCGATTCCGGCCTCGACATTGATGCCCTCAAGGTCGTCTCCCGTGGCGTCAACGCCATGCGCAGCGAGGACCGTGGTTTCCTCGTCATCACCCACTACCAGCGCCTGCTGAACTACATCCAGCCAGACATCGTCCACGTGATGATGGACGGCCAGATCGTCCACACCGGCGGCAAGGAACTGGCCCTGAAGCTGGAAGAAAAAGGCTACGACTGGGTCAAAGAAGAGCTGCTGGCAAATGCTTGAGCCGAAACGGTCTAACCGAGATTGATGAACGAAGAGATTACAGGGTCTTATGTGATTGATACCGCTTCTTTCAAAGCGGCCTTCAAATGGCATCTTCACCGACTGACTCGGTGGAAATGGCTTGCTCTGATTGTGCTCGTTTTCTGTATCTCCATGGGCACCGTTGCTTCGTCAGATCTTCAAGGTAACAAGGCCATCGGAATGGCGGTGGTCATGTTTGTGTTGGTAACCCTCGGCTGCATCATTTGGTATGCACTCATGATCGGGACGTTTCGCTTCATGCTGAAACAGCAGATCAAACGAATTCCAGCCTATGGAATGACTCTCCGTTATGTCATGACAGAAGACGGCCTTCGAAGCACCGCAGGTGGCGCCGAGTCTTTTCTTCCCTGGAATCTGGTGATCAAGAGCATAGCGACTCCAGACGGAGTCTTGGTTTACCCTCAACAGAACCTCTTCAATTGGCTCCCCAAAACAGCCTTCACTTCCGAAGCCGATTACGCCCGCTTCCTCCAGCTCATCACCTCCAAGACCCAGCACTCCAAGGTCGGCTTGAACTGAACCCTGATAACTGAACACCGAACACTTTCCTATTATGGTCACCGCCCCAGACAACGACATTTCCGACATCAAGGTCGATAGCGTGGGGGACTTCATGTTCCCTGAGCGCAACAAATACGACTCCGGCTTTGGCATCACCGAAAAGACGGTGGACTTCATTGCCGATGTCAAAAACGACCCGGACTGGATCCGTGAGTTCCGTCACAAGGCGCTCAAAATTTTCCAGAGCAAGCCCATGCCCACACACTGGGCCACGAAGGACCTGGAGAACATCAAGTTCGACGAGTTCCGCTACTACCTTTCCGATGGCCAGAAGCCGAAGCGTTCCTGGGACGACGTGCCTGAGGATGTGAAGCGTACCTTTGACCGCCTGGGCATCCCGGAGCAGGAGCGCAAGTTCCTCGCTGGCGTGGAGGCGCAGTATGACTCTGAAGCCGCTTACTCCAACATCAAAGCTGCCGTGGAAGAACAGGGCGTCATCTTCGTCAACAGCACCGAGGGCCTGCACAAGCACCCTGAGATCTTCAAGAAGTGGTTCGGAAAGGTCATTCCAACGGGTGACAACAAATTCAGCGCCCTGAACAGCGCCGTGTTCTCCGGCGGTTCCTTCATCTACGTGCCCCCAGGCGTGAAGGTGAAGCATCCCCTGCAGGCTTACTTCCGCATCAACTCGGAGCAGTTTGGCCAGTTCGAGCGCACGCTCATCATTGCCGATGAAGGCGCGGAGCTGATGTACATGGAAGGCTGTACCGCCCCCAAATTTGAAACCGCCACGCTGCACAGCGCTGTGGTGGAGCTCGTGGCCATGAAGGGCGCGAAGATCCAATACGTGACCGTGCAAAACTGGAGCAGCAACGTCTTCAACCTCGTCACCAAACGCGGCATCGCCCATGAAGATGCCGAAGTGCGCTGGATTGACTGCAACATCGGCAGCCGCCTGACCATGAAGTAC
It includes:
- a CDS encoding WD40 repeat domain-containing protein; amino-acid sequence: MQSFYHAFLLTALLWPLSSLAQSPEVPPADWKLEFLPRTAPTLLGHLGEPEIGSLLPEREPRMVWHPSGRLFVSNSEMYIPEEEVVIQVWSTPTPTLPAKCKGALNAGGGWALSTAGNRLCAQAYKPTEKSPYLDSDEYLAVSCFRFPEGVRIWKHALKKEEELVATCFSTDDKKVLAATQQGTLCTLRVLDAETGVEESRLVVPGSQNRFPSPECLAAIGDEFVMLLKPQTEDAQMFQVKLNPLRLDPGPFKGVLLDNMRRLVVSKDERYLAIFGGENYEVLQATKGGWESCLDGRVRDLWADHGSFLTTSIFSPDSRWLFVSTSEEAKVIDLAAQKVVKELPGGEGAAWSPDGTKILVMEHSGIGVFDTSDWSYRPSVESQHDCPVLQVKFIPDGKTLVSRDHNGLIVWDVETRKPRALLQGSRKTCHFDSFVLANGGQDIIAGDGWDYLRWTLPSADIPPPGRPEKKMGTLAFGGVLNPEEQHSHQGLFADVTGQRIITATTEGILLRDLSRLGTVKTLSSLRAKRFSADDHLVFLDSENVCAHHSNGEVSHLDLKSDELTKLAEHKGANYSGLWLPGRECYVSMSGSAILFIHAKTGAITQTLRPRRGGAFFSPTFDRGGLGFAVTPDEKMAAVYLVDLSRSQKFVSLWDIDSAQMLALQELPGMDVNCLDFSANGKVLAIGHQNTAISLWDVSKLLSLAPPPELPARTSTGSRQNLQLSVVTEGPMEPLPDADGHQWSFHADGSCSVAERLPSFGSLKVNGKPFVSRAVAYLKKVGNEKVATPFSLDRQGEIEGEGVWVNRHLGLHSLFMTTGTVVHAVDGFTNTTDRTAKVDISFEIQYPGDSQGIMTAAETPLKIPQDGQFSLGANDRWLAPTDSGKVGETLVATRIQALVKKESPRMHWHMVDKKLQVIYSAEIPPGETRWLIHGVTLVKRYAEGTINAITGFPDHADVGHYVPAGNESQGLNFGRPDLWNPEHQKGPLPSTMVWSSADPKPKPESDGLGLTWEMQYDHGRYGELGATSVNQIWFDGHPARMTVGQSLLHAHSKGQLVIPPSIGLYDPLSKISVYRKDQNLEGGIATVWQDRFYHAGQEAQTVRVSYVTTFRSPVIEVWDAKGQKHSVADFKGSALGLGGASAFVLEGEQQPATLLAFHREGAAICPTVRWLGPRAIALDYEFRLEPKVPVTLLHGACQRPLKAFGGALPAFADWLPLKLLPSPSAPSSKTGQIAVQPVSILNYVVDPSP
- a CDS encoding trypsin-like peptidase domain-containing protein, translated to MLTRYLFYFLSFVSGVVSADSLERTGSLEAQISRDHAPLLGGGQVVLSYADVVEKVRDSVVTVFVTQQKIAEPENSSSEGNPFDLSQKKRMEAEPEDEAFKGSGSGVIISSEGWIITNAHVVNQADKISVRLRGQETDIEALVAGMDPATDIALLKIQQPTLKAATLADSLRVRPGDVVLAIGSPFGLEQTITLGIISATGRGALGLIEGGMEDFIQTDAAINPGNSGGPLLDGLGRVVGINTARYWGDNIGFAVPVNLVLKVASDLHRYGWVVRGFLGVHTLEVTPKLIEDLKLPKKAKGVLVKSVETGEAADLAGFKEADLIVEVNGRKVENGMRFRLGLASLQPGDKATFEVLRQGQKISLQAIMGEPPELKRLQAEKAQTPDVVEWAPGLWVAEASRDWKMRFKLSPQVAGLIVTQDLKSKDGTTQLRAGDQILLINGQPAQNHAQARSRLATLKAPTLLLKIRSGQEERFIAIPR
- a CDS encoding Fur family transcriptional regulator produces the protein MATPSPRSSSKPSGLDCRLAVLGTDARLTPHRREVFQALAESNDHPTAYDLFAKVKERSPSISLATVYNCLEHLTSHGLIRQVQLERGQSRYCANLHEHVHFHCESCGKVIDAHPAADFDPAKFWNLPAGTKVSRMDIAIHGTCEACSCKV
- the sufC gene encoding Fe-S cluster assembly ATPase SufC, with product MSLEIKDLHAQIPGREILKGLNLTINPGEVHAIMGPNGSGKSTLSKVLCGHEDYEVTSGEVLLDGENILDMEVDARSRAGLFLAFQYPHEIPGVSNANFLRAALKARLPKGEDIDAIKFYKQLYTRMDQLEMDRSFTSRSVNEGFSGGEKKRNEILQLMMLEPKYAILDETDSGLDIDALKVVSRGVNAMRSEDRGFLVITHYQRLLNYIQPDIVHVMMDGQIVHTGGKELALKLEEKGYDWVKEELLANA